A DNA window from Pseudomonas sp. B21-056 contains the following coding sequences:
- a CDS encoding O-antigen ligase family protein: MHAARWAKGWLVFGLLWFLLAIALAPSNKIYQQGLVLFVWLPTLVFAWSARHRLVELWRAQRLICTALLALAVWALITLFWAEAPEPGREAKRLLYILVFLLFFPILADGQPERVIRVMQWGGVGLALTALMAIIHFYGIEHKPLVARLEGLGELSHPILGGYVIGLAAVWMLHWVPRSIGLQVLWAVALALLGIFVVMSQSRGAALALLLSVLAMPIYCRDQRTRVIAATALVLAMLTFWLLEPLVMARGSSHRPEIFMSSLHMIAERPWGGLGLASDYKVMVLGRPFDHAHNLFSHVAILLGLPGLVLWCIVWFAVLREAWRARDSLVGRGVLGIWIFSFLAMQFDAASLTGSPRAEWFISWLPIGLASVLTWARVKPEGCDKIPRSS, translated from the coding sequence ATGCACGCAGCACGATGGGCGAAGGGATGGTTGGTTTTTGGCTTGTTATGGTTTTTGCTGGCGATAGCCCTGGCGCCGAGCAACAAGATTTATCAGCAGGGTCTGGTCCTGTTCGTCTGGTTGCCGACACTCGTATTCGCCTGGTCGGCGCGTCATCGGTTGGTGGAGTTATGGCGTGCTCAACGGCTGATATGTACGGCGTTGCTCGCTCTGGCGGTCTGGGCGCTGATTACGTTGTTCTGGGCCGAGGCACCCGAGCCTGGGCGTGAAGCCAAGCGATTGCTCTATATCCTGGTGTTCCTGCTGTTTTTTCCGATCCTTGCCGATGGTCAGCCCGAGCGAGTGATTCGGGTCATGCAATGGGGGGGCGTGGGGCTTGCCCTGACGGCCCTGATGGCGATCATTCATTTCTATGGCATTGAGCACAAACCCCTGGTTGCGCGCCTGGAAGGCCTGGGGGAGTTATCCCATCCGATTCTTGGCGGCTACGTGATCGGGTTGGCGGCGGTCTGGATGTTGCACTGGGTGCCCCGCTCTATAGGGCTGCAAGTCCTTTGGGCGGTGGCCCTGGCACTGTTGGGAATATTTGTCGTGATGAGTCAGAGTCGCGGTGCGGCGCTGGCCTTGTTGCTCAGCGTCCTGGCCATGCCGATTTATTGCCGGGACCAGCGTACCCGTGTCATTGCTGCCACGGCCCTGGTGTTGGCGATGCTGACCTTCTGGCTGCTCGAGCCGCTGGTCATGGCACGTGGATCCTCCCACCGCCCCGAGATCTTCATGTCGAGCCTGCACATGATCGCCGAGCGTCCGTGGGGTGGCCTCGGGTTAGCGAGTGACTACAAGGTAATGGTTCTCGGCCGCCCTTTCGACCATGCACACAACCTGTTCAGCCATGTCGCCATCCTGCTCGGGTTGCCGGGGCTGGTGTTGTGGTGCATTGTCTGGTTCGCCGTGCTGCGTGAAGCCTGGCGGGCCCGCGACAGCCTGGTGGGCCGAGGAGTGCTCGGCATATGGATATTCTCGTTCCTGGCGATGCAATTCGACGCCGCGAGCCTGACCGGCAGCCCCCGCGCCGAATGGTTCATCAGTTGGCTGCCGATTGGCCTGGCCAGCGTTTTGACCTGGGCGCGAGTCAAGCCTGAAGGCTGTGATAAAATTCCGCGTTCTTCCTAA
- the msbA gene encoding lipid A export permease/ATP-binding protein MsbA translates to MSDAPPNAEQDSSLKIYFRLLGYVKPYVGIFLLSIVGFVIFASTQPMLAGILKYFVDGLSNPDAVLFPNVPYLKDLKLLMAVPLLIILIAAWQGLGSFLGNYYLAKVSLGLVHDLRVELFNKLLVLPNRYFDTHNSGHLISRITFNVTMVTGAATDAIKVVIREGLTVVFLFVYLVWMNWQLTLVMLAILPLIAMMVSNTSKKFRKQSKKIQVAMGDVTHVASETIQGYRVVRSFGGETYEEERFARASQGNTDKQLRMTRTGAVYTPMLQLVIYTAMAALMFLVLFLRGDATAGDLVAYITAAGLLPKPIRQLSEVSSTIQKGVAGAESIFEQLDVEPEVDKGTVEQERISGRLDVRNLSFTYPGAGREVLKDISFTAAPGQMIALVGRSGSGKSTLASLIPRFYHHDIGEILLDDVEIEDYRLRNLRRHVAQVTQHVTLFNDTVANNIAYGDLAGAPRADIEKAARDAYAMDFIDQLPQGLDTEVGENGVLLSGGQRQRLAIARALLKNAPLLILDEATSALDTESERHIQAALDQVMKGRTTLVIAHRLSTIEKADLILVMDQGRIVERGTHGELLAQNGYYARLHAMGLDAPAENIA, encoded by the coding sequence ATGAGTGACGCACCGCCTAACGCGGAACAGGATTCCAGCCTGAAGATCTACTTTCGGCTGCTGGGATACGTCAAACCCTACGTGGGCATCTTCCTGCTGAGTATCGTGGGCTTCGTGATATTTGCTTCCACCCAGCCCATGCTGGCCGGGATCCTCAAATACTTCGTCGATGGCTTGAGCAATCCCGATGCGGTGCTCTTCCCCAACGTGCCTTACCTCAAGGACTTGAAGCTGCTGATGGCGGTGCCGCTGCTGATCATCCTGATCGCGGCCTGGCAGGGCCTGGGGTCGTTCCTGGGGAACTACTATCTGGCCAAGGTTTCCCTGGGGTTGGTACATGATCTGCGGGTCGAGCTGTTCAACAAACTGCTGGTATTGCCCAACCGCTATTTCGACACCCACAACTCCGGGCATCTGATTTCCCGCATCACGTTCAACGTAACCATGGTCACCGGGGCCGCCACCGATGCCATCAAGGTGGTCATCCGCGAAGGGCTCACCGTGGTGTTCCTCTTCGTTTACCTGGTATGGATGAACTGGCAGTTGACCTTGGTGATGCTGGCGATCCTGCCGCTGATTGCGATGATGGTCAGCAATACCAGCAAGAAATTCCGCAAGCAGAGCAAAAAGATCCAGGTGGCCATGGGCGACGTGACCCACGTGGCGTCCGAGACCATCCAGGGCTACCGCGTAGTGCGCAGCTTTGGCGGCGAGACCTACGAGGAGGAGCGGTTTGCCCGTGCCAGCCAGGGCAATACCGATAAACAGTTGCGCATGACCCGCACGGGCGCCGTCTATACGCCGATGTTGCAACTGGTGATCTACACCGCCATGGCTGCCCTCATGTTCCTGGTGCTGTTCCTGCGCGGTGACGCGACGGCCGGTGACCTGGTGGCCTACATCACGGCTGCTGGCCTGTTGCCCAAGCCGATTCGCCAGCTCTCGGAAGTCAGCTCCACCATCCAGAAAGGCGTCGCCGGTGCCGAAAGCATTTTCGAGCAACTGGACGTCGAGCCGGAAGTCGACAAAGGCACGGTCGAGCAGGAGCGCATCAGCGGCCGTCTCGACGTGCGGAACTTGAGCTTCACCTACCCCGGCGCCGGTCGCGAGGTGCTCAAGGACATCAGTTTCACGGCGGCACCAGGGCAGATGATTGCACTGGTAGGGCGTTCGGGCAGCGGCAAATCGACCCTGGCGAGCCTCATCCCACGCTTCTATCATCATGATATCGGCGAGATTCTGCTCGATGACGTGGAGATCGAGGACTACCGGCTGCGTAACCTGCGCCGTCATGTCGCCCAGGTGACCCAGCACGTCACGCTGTTCAACGATACGGTGGCCAACAATATCGCCTACGGCGACCTGGCCGGTGCGCCACGGGCAGACATTGAAAAGGCCGCCCGGGACGCCTACGCCATGGACTTCATCGACCAACTGCCCCAGGGCCTGGACACCGAGGTGGGAGAAAACGGTGTGCTGTTGTCCGGCGGCCAGCGCCAGCGCCTGGCCATTGCCAGGGCATTGTTGAAAAACGCTCCGCTGCTGATTCTCGATGAGGCCACTTCGGCGCTGGACACCGAGTCCGAGCGGCATATCCAGGCTGCACTGGACCAGGTGATGAAAGGCCGCACGACCCTGGTCATTGCCCACCGCCTGTCGACCATCGAAAAGGCTGACCTGATTCTGGTGATGGACCAGGGCCGTATCGTCGAGCGCGGTACCCACGGCGAACTGCTTGCCCAGAACGGCTACTACGCACGTCTACACGCCATGGGGCTGGATGCTCCCGCCGAGAATATCGCCTGA
- a CDS encoding sulfotransferase family protein, whose amino-acid sequence MLQRYLWKLLPKTQRSFLLSRLSIVDRQVVNKSMSANCRFPEAFTQRGCLFIHVPKCAGSSVCVGMFNGYSPGHLPLYWYQEQFPEQYAESFKFAFVRDPLERTYSAYAFLRGNTLGQRDHAAQRLVSHYRDFNDFVARWLHPENVTRQLHFAAQTDFLTDSLGHLAMDFIGYQEHLDRDYQRVCEHLGLPMTLPHVNRTQQRASVPVREICSVRTRRLVRRVYQRDYEMLGYE is encoded by the coding sequence ATGCTGCAACGTTATCTATGGAAGCTGCTGCCCAAGACGCAGCGCTCATTTCTGTTGAGTCGTCTGTCGATTGTCGATCGGCAGGTGGTGAACAAGTCGATGTCGGCCAATTGCCGTTTCCCCGAAGCCTTCACTCAACGCGGTTGTCTGTTCATCCACGTGCCCAAATGTGCCGGCAGTAGTGTCTGCGTCGGCATGTTCAATGGCTACAGCCCCGGACACCTGCCGCTGTATTGGTACCAAGAGCAGTTTCCCGAGCAATATGCCGAAAGCTTCAAATTCGCTTTTGTCCGTGACCCGCTGGAACGCACGTATTCGGCCTATGCTTTCCTGCGAGGCAACACGTTGGGGCAACGCGATCATGCAGCGCAGAGGCTGGTCAGCCATTATCGCGACTTCAATGATTTCGTCGCTCGCTGGCTGCACCCGGAAAACGTCACGCGGCAATTGCATTTCGCCGCCCAGACAGATTTTCTTACCGACTCCCTCGGCCATCTGGCGATGGACTTTATCGGTTATCAGGAGCATCTGGATCGCGACTATCAACGGGTATGCGAGCACCTGGGCCTGCCCATGACGTTGCCTCACGTGAACCGAACCCAGCAACGTGCATCGGTGCCGGTTCGGGAAATCTGTTCGGTACGTACCCGAAGGCTTGTACGGCGGGTGTACCAGCGCGACTACGAGATGCTCGGTTATGAATGA
- the cysC gene encoding adenylyl-sulfate kinase, protein MNETSKVAMQQTQIRPYALAVTPAERAALKSQRPRCIWMTGLSGAGKSTLANALETQLHGQGLHTCLLDGDNLRQGLCRGLGMDDEARKENIRRIAEVARLMVDAGLIVIVAAISPFRADRDAARRLFCEGTFVEVYVSTPFEVCAERDPKGLYREACAGRIRNFTGLDSPYEAPLAAECEINTCEVELSQACDRLLALLQKE, encoded by the coding sequence ATGAATGAAACGTCAAAGGTAGCGATGCAACAAACGCAGATCCGTCCCTATGCGCTGGCGGTTACGCCTGCTGAACGGGCCGCGCTGAAATCCCAGCGGCCGCGTTGTATCTGGATGACAGGGCTATCGGGGGCCGGCAAGTCGACGCTGGCCAATGCGCTGGAGACGCAGCTCCATGGGCAGGGCTTGCACACCTGCCTGCTCGACGGCGACAACCTGCGCCAGGGGCTGTGCCGTGGCCTGGGGATGGATGACGAGGCCCGCAAGGAGAATATTCGGCGGATTGCCGAAGTAGCACGCTTGATGGTCGATGCCGGGCTGATTGTCATCGTTGCGGCGATTTCTCCCTTTCGCGCCGATCGTGACGCGGCCCGGCGGCTGTTCTGCGAAGGCACGTTCGTGGAGGTGTATGTGAGCACGCCTTTCGAGGTCTGTGCCGAGCGCGATCCCAAGGGGTTGTACCGTGAAGCCTGCGCCGGGCGGATCAGGAATTTCACCGGGCTCGACAGCCCTTACGAAGCACCGCTGGCGGCCGAATGCGAAATCAATACCTGCGAAGTCGAGCTGTCCCAGGCCTGTGACCGGCTTCTGGCATTGCTGCAAAAGGAATAA
- the hldE gene encoding bifunctional D-glycero-beta-D-manno-heptose-7-phosphate kinase/D-glycero-beta-D-manno-heptose 1-phosphate adenylyltransferase HldE, with product MKLSMPRFDQAPVLVVGDVMLDRYWHGGTSRISPEAPVPVVKVEHIEDRPGGAANVALNIAALGAPASLVGVTGDDEAAESLSNSLKGAGVRAIFQRIAHQPTIVKLRVMSRHQQLLRIDFEEPFATDPLALGAEVDQLLEGVKVLVLSDYGKGALKNNQSLIQAARARGIPVVADPKGKDFSIYRGASLITPNLSEFETIVGGCVDEHELVSKGAQLMHDLDLGALLVTRGEHGMTLLRPDQPALHLPARAREVFDVTGAGDTVISTLAAAIAAGEELPHAVALANLAAGIVVGKLGTAAISAPELRRAIQREEGSERGVLGLEQLLLAVDDARAHNESIVFTNGCFDILHAGHVTYLEQARAQGDRLIVAVNDDASVSRLKGPGRPINSVDRRMAVLAGLGAVDWVISFSEGTPENLLRQVKPDVLVKGGDYGIDQVVGADIVTAYGGTVKVLGLVENSSTTAIVEKIRSH from the coding sequence ATGAAGTTGTCCATGCCGCGATTCGATCAAGCCCCTGTTCTGGTGGTCGGCGATGTCATGCTCGACCGCTATTGGCATGGCGGTACCTCACGGATCTCTCCTGAGGCGCCGGTGCCGGTGGTCAAGGTCGAGCACATCGAGGATCGCCCTGGCGGCGCCGCCAACGTTGCCCTGAACATTGCTGCCCTCGGCGCACCGGCCTCCCTGGTGGGCGTAACCGGCGACGACGAAGCTGCCGAAAGCCTGAGCAATAGCCTCAAGGGTGCCGGGGTGCGGGCAATATTCCAGCGTATTGCGCACCAGCCGACCATCGTCAAGTTGCGGGTCATGAGCCGTCACCAGCAACTGCTGCGGATCGATTTCGAAGAGCCTTTTGCCACTGATCCCCTGGCCCTCGGTGCCGAGGTCGATCAATTGCTTGAGGGCGTCAAGGTGCTGGTGCTGTCGGACTACGGCAAAGGCGCGTTGAAAAACAACCAGTCGCTGATCCAGGCCGCCCGTGCCCGTGGCATTCCGGTAGTGGCCGACCCCAAGGGCAAGGATTTTTCCATCTACCGCGGCGCGAGCCTGATCACGCCGAACCTCAGCGAGTTCGAGACCATCGTCGGCGGTTGTGTCGACGAACATGAGCTGGTGAGCAAAGGTGCGCAGTTGATGCACGACCTGGACCTCGGTGCCTTGCTGGTGACCCGTGGCGAGCATGGCATGACCCTGCTGCGTCCCGATCAGCCGGCGCTGCACTTGCCGGCCCGCGCCCGTGAAGTGTTCGACGTGACGGGTGCCGGCGATACCGTGATTTCCACCCTGGCCGCAGCGATTGCCGCCGGCGAGGAGCTGCCCCATGCGGTGGCCCTGGCGAACCTGGCGGCGGGCATTGTCGTCGGTAAGCTCGGTACGGCGGCCATCAGTGCGCCGGAACTGCGTCGTGCCATCCAGCGCGAAGAGGGTTCCGAACGGGGCGTGCTGGGTCTGGAGCAACTGCTGTTGGCCGTTGACGATGCCCGTGCCCACAACGAAAGCATCGTCTTCACCAACGGCTGCTTCGACATTCTGCACGCGGGCCACGTGACGTACCTCGAGCAGGCCCGTGCCCAGGGCGATCGCCTGATCGTTGCGGTCAATGACGATGCCTCGGTGAGCCGTCTCAAAGGCCCGGGCCGTCCGATCAACAGCGTCGATCGGCGCATGGCGGTCCTGGCCGGTCTTGGCGCGGTGGATTGGGTGATCAGCTTCAGCGAAGGCACGCCGGAGAATCTGCTGCGCCAGGTCAAGCCGGACGTGCTGGTCAAGGGCGGCGACTACGGGATCGACCAGGTCGTGGGGGCAGACATTGTCACCGCGTATGGCGGTACCGTGAAGGTATTAGGGCTGGTGGAAAACAGCTCGACGACGGCGATTGTGGAAAAGATCCGCAGTCACTGA
- a CDS encoding metal ABC transporter ATPase: MPRTLIRKNPSNFKTLPLFVEATPEGLTYQSVGMPLNFAQTLQRRRPVTVADAERFSLELANLGVSVRLTLQWQNRDYWVLVRQRRQDRGDVVLKLISGYVPAHELNLPLHTATQEIAEECLLETPEGWLGGRFNETWLPAPYAAALHYREALPFRLTPLSGSARPVRSANLQLIERPRAYVHLPTASLQLIYDLRLEVPKEAKSLSLFHVDERLEGDQLVARLDRKRPDLYLMPLHDGQPLPELYTLKKDQLYPASTRGLYLAESFARQDGWLVRDERIRWKDWLRQQGLTPPGKESGLTRLRGKARQLLKKIVPRKVAR; encoded by the coding sequence ATGCCGCGCACGCTCATCAGGAAGAACCCGAGCAACTTCAAGACCCTGCCACTGTTCGTCGAAGCGACGCCCGAAGGCCTGACGTACCAGAGCGTCGGGATGCCGCTGAATTTCGCCCAGACCTTGCAGCGCCGCCGCCCCGTAACGGTGGCCGATGCGGAGCGTTTTTCCCTGGAGTTGGCGAACCTGGGGGTCTCGGTGCGCCTGACCCTGCAGTGGCAGAACCGCGACTATTGGGTGTTGGTGCGCCAGCGTCGGCAGGATCGCGGCGACGTGGTGCTCAAGCTGATTTCCGGTTACGTCCCGGCCCACGAACTGAATCTGCCCTTACACACCGCCACCCAGGAAATTGCCGAGGAATGCCTACTGGAAACCCCCGAAGGCTGGCTCGGCGGACGCTTCAACGAAACCTGGCTGCCGGCCCCCTACGCTGCAGCGCTGCACTATCGCGAAGCCTTGCCGTTTCGCCTGACGCCGCTGTCAGGCTCGGCCCGCCCGGTGCGCAGCGCCAACCTGCAACTGATCGAGCGGCCACGGGCTTACGTGCACCTGCCGACGGCGTCACTGCAACTGATCTACGATTTGCGCCTGGAAGTGCCCAAGGAAGCCAAGTCCCTGAGCCTGTTTCACGTCGATGAGCGCCTGGAGGGCGACCAGTTGGTGGCACGCCTGGACCGCAAGCGTCCCGATCTGTACCTGATGCCACTGCACGATGGTCAACCCTTGCCCGAGCTGTACACCTTGAAAAAGGATCAGTTGTATCCCGCCAGTACTCGCGGGCTGTACCTGGCCGAAAGTTTCGCCAGGCAGGATGGCTGGCTGGTGCGGGACGAACGGATTCGCTGGAAAGACTGGCTACGCCAGCAAGGGCTGACACCACCGGGCAAGGAGTCAGGCCTCACCCGCTTGAGGGGCAAGGCCCGGCAATTGCTGAAGAAGATCGTGCCGCGCAAGGTGGCTCGCTAG
- a CDS encoding aldo/keto reductase, whose translation MSQPTLHDFYRPLGIHGPLVSPLGLGTVKLGRDQGVKYPNGFRIPDDDEARMLLKLARDLGINLIDTAPAYGRSEERLGPLLRGQRQDWVIVSKVGEEFSDGQSRHDFSAAHTRFSVERSLKRLETDYIDLVLVHSDGNDLAILNDSEVYPTLAALKREGKIGGFGFSGKTVEGGLKALEQGDCAMVTYNLNERSETAVIDYATEHGKAILVKKALASGHVCLSPGVDPVQASFELLFEHPGIASAIVGTINPLHLAHNVATVAKVLRKN comes from the coding sequence ATGAGCCAACCGACCCTGCACGATTTCTATCGCCCCCTGGGCATCCACGGCCCGCTGGTCTCCCCACTGGGCCTGGGCACCGTCAAGCTCGGTCGCGACCAAGGGGTCAAGTACCCCAACGGTTTCCGGATTCCCGATGACGACGAAGCGCGCATGCTGCTCAAGCTGGCCCGCGACCTGGGCATCAACCTCATCGACACCGCGCCGGCCTATGGCCGCAGCGAAGAACGCCTCGGCCCGCTGTTGCGCGGCCAGCGCCAGGACTGGGTGATTGTCAGCAAGGTGGGCGAAGAGTTCAGCGACGGCCAGTCGCGCCACGACTTCAGCGCCGCCCACACCCGCTTCTCGGTGGAACGCAGCCTCAAGCGTTTGGAGACCGACTACATCGACCTGGTGCTGGTGCACTCCGACGGCAATGACCTGGCGATTCTCAACGACAGCGAGGTCTACCCGACCCTGGCGGCGCTCAAGCGCGAGGGCAAGATCGGTGGCTTCGGCTTCTCCGGCAAGACTGTCGAGGGTGGCCTGAAGGCCCTCGAACAGGGCGATTGCGCCATGGTTACCTACAATCTGAACGAACGAAGCGAAACGGCTGTCATTGACTACGCTACCGAGCACGGCAAAGCCATCCTGGTGAAAAAAGCCCTCGCCAGCGGTCACGTCTGCCTGAGCCCCGGCGTGGATCCGGTCCAGGCCAGCTTCGAACTGTTGTTTGAACATCCAGGGATCGCCAGTGCTATTGTCGGCACCATCAATCCGCTGCACCTCGCCCATAACGTCGCGACCGTAGCCAAGGTCCTACGTAAAAACTGA
- a CDS encoding NAD(P)/FAD-dependent oxidoreductase, translated as MPSVISTDVLIVGAGVAGLWLNARLRRQGYSTVLVESASLGGGQSVKSQGIIHGGAKYALHGALTGASEAIADMPRRWREALAGSGELDLSGVRLLSEAHYLWSPGTLAGNLTSFFASKAVRGRVDQVKGEQLPPALQDKRFKGKVYRLAELVVDVPSLIARLAELAGDSLLAGQHIEPLRETGELVGLKVDGREIRAQRIVLSAGAGTADLLAALGLDQPAMQRRPLHMVLVKGPSLKPLYAHCLGGGPKPRITVTTHPAADGQWVWYLGGDIAEADGVAREPAAQIATAQKELGQLLPWVDLSTAQWATLRVDRAEPLQSGLTRPDNAFLAEQDRLLVGWPTKLALAPDFSDRVIAALQQSGITPSHAAPLPDLPKPPMGVPAWEQLLP; from the coding sequence ATGCCATCCGTTATTTCCACCGACGTTCTGATTGTCGGCGCCGGAGTCGCCGGCCTCTGGCTGAATGCGCGCCTGCGTCGCCAGGGCTATTCGACCGTGCTGGTGGAAAGTGCCAGCCTCGGCGGTGGGCAGAGCGTCAAGTCCCAGGGCATCATCCATGGCGGCGCCAAATACGCGTTGCATGGCGCCCTGACCGGCGCCTCGGAAGCCATTGCCGACATGCCGCGCCGTTGGCGCGAAGCGCTCGCTGGCAGCGGTGAGCTGGACCTGTCCGGTGTGCGCCTGCTCTCCGAGGCCCATTACCTGTGGTCTCCCGGCACCCTGGCCGGCAATCTCACCAGTTTTTTCGCCAGTAAGGCCGTACGCGGGCGGGTCGATCAGGTCAAAGGCGAGCAACTGCCACCGGCCCTGCAGGACAAGCGTTTCAAAGGCAAGGTCTACCGCCTGGCCGAACTGGTGGTGGATGTCCCCAGCCTGATCGCACGCCTGGCGGAACTGGCTGGCGACAGTCTGCTCGCCGGCCAGCACATCGAGCCGCTGCGCGAAACCGGCGAACTGGTGGGCCTGAAGGTTGACGGTCGCGAGATCCGCGCCCAACGCATTGTCCTCAGTGCCGGGGCCGGCACTGCCGACCTGCTCGCGGCCCTGGGCCTGGACCAGCCGGCCATGCAGCGCCGGCCGCTGCACATGGTCCTGGTCAAGGGACCGAGCCTCAAGCCGCTGTATGCCCATTGCCTGGGGGGCGGGCCGAAGCCGCGCATCACGGTCACCACTCACCCGGCCGCCGATGGTCAATGGGTCTGGTACCTGGGCGGCGACATCGCCGAGGCCGATGGCGTGGCCCGCGAACCCGCCGCGCAGATCGCCACCGCGCAAAAGGAACTCGGACAATTGCTGCCCTGGGTCGACCTCAGCACCGCGCAATGGGCCACCCTGCGGGTCGATCGCGCCGAACCGCTGCAATCGGGCCTGACCCGTCCGGACAACGCCTTCCTCGCCGAGCAGGATCGTCTGCTGGTGGGCTGGCCGACCAAGCTGGCCCTGGCCCCGGACTTTTCCGACCGGGTGATCGCCGCACTGCAACAGAGCGGCATCACCCCCAGCCATGCGGCGCCGCTGCCGGATTTGCCGAAGCCGCCCATGGGCGTGCCGGCCTGGGAGCAGTTGCTGCCATGA
- a CDS encoding DMT family transporter → MNAYYYLTIAICAEVIATVSMKAVKGLSTPLPLVLVIAGYGTAFWMLTLVVRSVPVGVAYAVWAGMGIVMVSIAALFIYGQKLDVPAMLGMALIVLGVVVIQLFSKTAGH, encoded by the coding sequence ATGAATGCTTACTACTACCTCACTATCGCCATCTGCGCCGAAGTGATCGCCACCGTTTCGATGAAAGCAGTGAAAGGCCTGAGCACGCCCCTGCCCCTGGTGCTGGTGATCGCGGGTTACGGCACCGCCTTCTGGATGTTGACCCTGGTGGTGCGCAGCGTTCCGGTGGGCGTGGCGTATGCGGTCTGGGCCGGGATGGGGATCGTCATGGTCAGCATCGCGGCACTGTTCATTTACGGACAGAAGCTGGACGTGCCAGCGATGCTGGGGATGGCGCTGATTGTGCTGGGGGTTGTGGTGATCCAGCTGTTTTCCAAGACTGCCGGACATTGA
- a CDS encoding LysR family transcriptional regulator → MNVQWNLEQLRLFVGVAEKRSFSAVARDQHKAQSAISSAIALLETDLGVSLFERSSGRQPKLTDAGEALLEEAREVLRQCERLNGRALALMRGQEASLRLAQDEAVPYQPVIDSLVALAEQFPTLEVQLASAAQGDVARKLVERRADLGLLFYHDQIPEALERRVLGSVEMVTVCSKGHPLASHDYVSCREMARHRQLLMATQSSVYPGSEQASPQVWRADSFYVLAEWLRSGLGWAWLPRHVVQYPAYLGDMVELNSEWTPPALVVELVWRRDEPLGPAARWLAERFAVQLQAIG, encoded by the coding sequence ATGAATGTTCAGTGGAATCTTGAGCAACTGCGGTTGTTCGTGGGGGTCGCCGAAAAGCGTTCGTTTTCCGCCGTGGCCCGGGATCAGCACAAGGCCCAATCAGCTATCAGCAGCGCGATTGCCTTGCTGGAAACCGACTTGGGCGTGAGCCTGTTCGAGCGCAGCAGCGGCCGCCAGCCGAAGCTCACCGACGCTGGCGAGGCATTGCTGGAAGAAGCGCGGGAAGTGTTGCGCCAGTGTGAACGCCTCAATGGTCGGGCCCTGGCCTTGATGCGCGGTCAGGAGGCGTCGCTGCGCCTGGCCCAGGACGAGGCCGTGCCCTATCAACCGGTCATCGACAGCCTGGTGGCGTTGGCTGAGCAATTCCCCACCCTTGAGGTGCAACTGGCCAGCGCCGCCCAGGGCGATGTGGCGCGCAAACTGGTGGAGCGTCGTGCCGACCTGGGCTTGTTGTTCTATCACGACCAGATCCCCGAAGCGCTGGAGCGCCGGGTGTTGGGCAGCGTCGAGATGGTCACGGTGTGTAGCAAGGGGCATCCGCTGGCCAGCCACGACTACGTGTCCTGTCGGGAAATGGCCCGGCACCGGCAGTTGTTGATGGCGACCCAGTCCAGCGTCTATCCCGGTAGCGAACAGGCCAGCCCGCAGGTCTGGCGCGCCGACAGTTTCTACGTCCTGGCCGAATGGTTGAGAAGCGGCCTGGGCTGGGCCTGGCTGCCGCGGCACGTGGTGCAGTATCCGGCGTACCTGGGCGACATGGTCGAACTCAACAGTGAATGGACCCCACCGGCCCTGGTGGTGGAACTGGTCTGGCGCCGCGACGAACCCCTGGGCCCGGCGGCGCGCTGGCTGGCGGAACGTTTTGCCGTGCAGTTGCAGGCGATCGGCTGA